The following DNA comes from Peribacillus sp. FSL E2-0218.
AAAAAGGGATGCCGTTACAATGGAGTCGGTTTGCCGATGCCAGATTCGCCCGCCGCCATTGGCCGGGGTGTAAAAGACACTAAAAAAAGTAGTCCATCAAACACCTTAGCGATTGCGTGTTTTGGGCTACTTGATGTGGATGATAGTGTCAAGCAAATGACGAAAGGCCGAATCAATCATCGGCTAAGCGGTCAGTGGACGACAAAATGGATTCCACGCGTTTTACATAGGGTGTAGAATCATAGGAAGAATACAATTGGCTTGCAAGCCTGATTGGATCACCAAAGAAAAACCGTTCGTATAACGTTTCTCTTGTACCAAATGAACTCATGCACATATCCCATGCCAAACGAAAAAGCTTAGTGCGATCTTCTGCATTTTTGGATGCGCCTTGCAAATATCGATCTAAATCTTTTCTGATCCCGGATCGGAACGCATTTTCTGTTGGGGTCGTCATTAACCCGCTTGCACCTAGCAATTGAATGATTTCCGTAAACCTTGGATAAATTTTGGGAAACAAATTACAGGCAATTTGAAGCGTTAATTGATCTGGCCTCATGTAACCCCATTCATCTACTTGCGCTTCCATTTCCGCTTTAAACAGCAAGGCTTTCATCGTCTCCAGGGCAACGATGATTTCGGTCGCTTTTTCTTGGACATGCTGATAGGCGCCAATATTTATCGTCTCGACGATGGATTGCACAATGCCTAGAATGAATTCAGTTTTAACGATCCGTCTGGCTACAACCTGATGCATGGTGAAAGCGGAAAATGAACTGGAATTCATGAAGGTATTGGAGATTTCACGATTATCAAAATAAAATACCCGATCCCAGGGGACCAATACATGGTCAAAAACAACAATCGTATCCATTTCTTCAAATCTCGAACTCAAAGGATGATCGAATGCAGATTCCCCGCCAACAAAGGAATCCCTGCAGATGAATTTCAAGCCCTTGCTGTTGCTGGGAATGCTGAATGAAAAACCTTGATCCTTCCCCCCGAATCCTGCTGCTGACAATACTAATATTTCATCCGTTATCCCGCCCTGTGTCGCCAATACCTTCGCACCGTTGATCACGATTCCCTCAGCATTTCTTTCGACGATTTTTGCTGCAATCGGCTCCTCCGCATTTTCAAAATGATAGTGGGCCCGGTTTACCTGCGGATCAATAAAAGTATGAGTGATCGATAAATCATTTTCGCGTGCATATTCATAGAAATTCGTTATATGTTCTGGATAACAATTCGCTTTGCCTGCCAATAAGCCTACAGAAGAAGCAAATGCCATGATGACCGTATTCATATAATCCGGACTTCTGCCCATCATCCCATTGTTCAGCTTCGCCCAATCTTGAATCATGGTGCGCCTGTTGACTAGATCATCGATTGTCTTTGGCTGTAAGTAGGACATTCCCACCGGTTTTCCCGTTAAGGGGGATAGATAAGTCATTTTTTGTTTGACTCGGTCTTCAAGCTGGAAATCATATAATTTTCCTTGGCTTTTCATGACACCCTTAAATGCAGGATGCTCCGAAATCTTTCCCGTCACAAGATCTCCATCGATCCATACAGTCGCTTTTAGCCGGTCAATCCGATCAATATACTGATTTCCGTTAATAGCTGCCATTTTTCCGCCCCTTCCTTCGTGATATCATATTAAGCTTTATTTTTCTTTGTTACGGAAATTCGGGGTGATTTGGCGAAACTTTCATGATTGCACCATTCCCTCTCATGCTTGGTTTGGTATGCCCTTAAACGGGACCCTTACACAACCATGATGTTTATCTGCCCTTCTTAACGGCTAAAGTATCCATACATCAAATCATATAAGGGGAGATTTTCTTGAATATATATGAACAGCAAAAAAATGGACAGCCCGGACAAACACAGCCAAGGCAGCCCGGCATCGAATCAAAGATGGATCCACTGCCGATTCAGCCGAAAGATTACAAAGGAAGCGATAAACTGAAGGACCGCGTCGCACTGATTACTGGCGGCGATAGCGGCATCGGGCGTGCGGTTGCGATGGCGTATGCAAAAGAAGGGGCCCATGTCGTGGTGAATTATTTGGATGAGCACAGTGATGCAGAGGAAACGAAGCAGCTGATTGAAGCGGAAGGCGTTCGCTGCCTCTTGCTGCCAGGAGATGTATCGGAGGAAGCGACCTGCAAGGAATTGATCAAAAAAACAGTCGACGAATTCGGCAAGCTGGATATCCTTGTCAATAACGCTGCGGTGCAATACCCGACGGAAAATATTGAGGATATCACGGACGAGCAATGGGACAAGACGTTCCGCACCAATATATATTCCGTATTCTACATGAGCAAGCATGCCGTCCCGCATATGAAGCAAGGTAATTCCGTCATTAACACGACCTCCATCAACCCGTACAGAGGACACGCTACATTGATGGATTATACGGCGACAAAAGGGGCAATCGTCGGCTTCACACGCAGTCTTGCCCAGAATGTGGCAAAGAAAGGGATCCGCGTCAATATGGTGGCCCCAGGCCCAATCTGGACTCCGCTCATACCGGCGACGTTCGACGAACAAAGCGTAGCGGAATTTGGCACGGAGGCACCGCTTGGCCGCCCTGGGCAGCCGGCAGATCACGCCGGGGCCTATGTACTGCTCGCATCTGATGAAGGAGCTTATATAACAGGACAGTGCATCCATATCAACGGCGGCATCACGATGTCTTCTTAACAAGCCTCAAACGACCGCAAGCCTGATGCTTCCGGTCGTTTCTTTTTCCTTAACACCAAACGATGATTCGATATGGCGTGGTTTGGGCAGGGATGCTTTTGGTGGCAGGTCCATAGATGACAATGAGATTTCGGTTTTCAGGAGATCTCGAAAAAGGTTGCCCGTTTTGTAAAACGATTTGCGTGAACGAGGAAAGATTCAATCGCAATTGACCATCCCGGCTCTCCAGCTGGTCGTTAAAATAATCCACCTTCACATTTTGATATGGACGATCCTTCACCATGATAAGTGCCCGATATTGCGGCGGGTAAATAAGAGGAACAGCCGCATTTTCATCATAATATCCAGTTACCCGATCACCTACCGACACCATTGCCTGGTCGACGAAGTACGTGCGGGGTGACACGACGAAATTCACGGATGTCCCCCTATCTTCCACCGATACTAATTTATAGCAGCCCTCCCGCTCACCATTTTGCCCGGTTGGAAAATCACTGACCATGGTGACGATTCCATGAAACGGTTTAAAACTAATCATGACCCAATCCCTCCAATAAACGTCCCAAAATGATATCCTTTTAATTTATGTGCAATGATTACCTATCGTTCATGATTGATTGCAACTTAATGGTATGAGTTGCTTTTAGATGCTCAAAATAAGATAAGGAAAGCTGGAAACGGAGACCTGGGCAAAAGATTTGGCAATAAAATTCAAA
Coding sequences within:
- the hpaB gene encoding 4-hydroxyphenylacetate 3-monooxygenase, oxygenase component → MAAINGNQYIDRIDRLKATVWIDGDLVTGKISEHPAFKGVMKSQGKLYDFQLEDRVKQKMTYLSPLTGKPVGMSYLQPKTIDDLVNRRTMIQDWAKLNNGMMGRSPDYMNTVIMAFASSVGLLAGKANCYPEHITNFYEYARENDLSITHTFIDPQVNRAHYHFENAEEPIAAKIVERNAEGIVINGAKVLATQGGITDEILVLSAAGFGGKDQGFSFSIPSNSKGLKFICRDSFVGGESAFDHPLSSRFEEMDTIVVFDHVLVPWDRVFYFDNREISNTFMNSSSFSAFTMHQVVARRIVKTEFILGIVQSIVETINIGAYQHVQEKATEIIVALETMKALLFKAEMEAQVDEWGYMRPDQLTLQIACNLFPKIYPRFTEIIQLLGASGLMTTPTENAFRSGIRKDLDRYLQGASKNAEDRTKLFRLAWDMCMSSFGTRETLYERFFFGDPIRLASQLYSSYDSTPYVKRVESILSSTDRLADD
- a CDS encoding SDR family oxidoreductase, whose translation is MNIYEQQKNGQPGQTQPRQPGIESKMDPLPIQPKDYKGSDKLKDRVALITGGDSGIGRAVAMAYAKEGAHVVVNYLDEHSDAEETKQLIEAEGVRCLLLPGDVSEEATCKELIKKTVDEFGKLDILVNNAAVQYPTENIEDITDEQWDKTFRTNIYSVFYMSKHAVPHMKQGNSVINTTSINPYRGHATLMDYTATKGAIVGFTRSLAQNVAKKGIRVNMVAPGPIWTPLIPATFDEQSVAEFGTEAPLGRPGQPADHAGAYVLLASDEGAYITGQCIHINGGITMSS